ctccctctgatgACGAGCTCTTATGAAAGAATGCCACAatttatgacatcatcaaattGTCAAGTCATAACATCATCACACTGTGAAGTCATATTGAATCAGTGTTTTTATATAGTTCTGTCTTTGAAAGAATGCCACTatttatgacatcatcaaattGTGAAATCATAATGAATCAGTGTTTTTGATGTATAGTTCTGTCTTTTAAAATTAGTCCAAACATTATATTCTTTTTGGCTGCATAAGTTCTAGAACCCcgattgtttacattctatcaTTATGtaaatattctgtttttttccttgctGTATAATATTACGATTTGCTGCGTAATGACCCAGTTGCCCCACAGGGATCAGAAATGTTTAATCTTATCTTTATCttatctgttttttcttttcttatgtatatacacatatatatattatgtgtatgtgtgtgtgtgtgagtgtgtgtgtgtgtgtgtgtgtgtgtgtgtgtgtgtttgtgtaaacaaaacaatggcATCTGTTATCAAAGTAAAGCATATTGATGTACATGTTATCTTTGTGGATTTGGGAACAATGTCAGCCAGTTCATGTGTTGTACCACCTGCTTCAACAGTGTAAACATGAAGCTGGACGGCTTGAAAATCATTTAAGCTCTTAACTAGCTATTGTCATCTGTCTGCgattgttgtgtctgtgtgatgtgttgattgtttatttgtgttttttgtattctgtttgattatgacaaaataaaaattgcTTCTGACAAAATTCTGTCTGCCATTGCTGCAGGTTACCTCTGTAAACCTGAGGACAATGTCTTTAACATCGACTTCATACGCTTCAAGATCCGAGACCTGGAGACAGGCACTGTCCTGTTTGAGATCGCCAAACCTCCACATACTGGTACTGTGCATCAGCTCCTTGTGCCTTCTCTGTATGTGTCTGGTTTTGATGTATTGCTTTGTATTATATTTGTGTTTTACGATCTGTTATGCATGTGTGGCTGTTGAGTGTGAAGTATCTGACTTGtgaagtgttaaaaaaataaataaattcattatTCTACATGTTTTGTTTGGTGCTATTAACGTATTGAGGCTGTTGAGGCTAAATACCAGTACGTTTCCAATGTAAgcttaaaatgaatgaatgatggtGCCTGGTTAAGGAACATGCCCCATTGCTGGTCATTTTTATTAGAAATAGATGTTAGTATCTGTGGTGTTAagtgcctctgtgtgttttgggtcTCAGAAGACgatgaggagaacagagagggagatgccAGCGCTGGCCGATTTGTACGCTACCAGTTCACCCCGGCCTTCCTACGCCTGAGGACTGTGGGAGCCACGTGAGTGACTGACacatcaccaacacacacctgtccCATGCACTCACAACAACACTTACAGCATTCTTTTCTGTCagctacacacactcactgatggTTTAACCTGTGCCCTATGACTGTCATAACACAACAATTATACACAAACCTACCTACTTACACATTAATAACTGTtgtaatgtttctctctctcttccctgtctctcttatTCAATTAGGGTGGAATTCACAGTCGGAAACCGGCCTCTAAACAACTTCCGCATGATTGAGAGGCACTATTTCCGCGATCACCTGTTGAAGAGCTTTGACTTCGACTTTGGCTTCTGTATCCCAAACAGCCGTAATACTTGCGAGCACATCTATGAGTTCCCCCAGCTGTCTGAGAGCCTGGGTGAGTCCTCGGTTTCCTCCTGTTTATACCcgttttggaaagaaaaatcACCGCCTCAAATTcatcaataaaaatgttaaatatccAGATGATTCTCAAAAATGATTCCCTTCTGTTAGCATATCTTAATATAgctaatatactgtattgtaGCTTGTGAGAGATGGTCTCACAAATGTTGAATATCTCACTTTAGAATGCAGTCTAAAAAAACATCGATTCCTTCCTTGGCAAAGGTGAATTTATGAGGTTCCAGTTCATATTCCTGTGTTTTTAATAGCACCTCCAGCAAGAGTTTGGGGTGTGAGCTCATCATGCTGAGTGATGTTCTGGGAGACGGACATTGCACAGATCTCCACACAAGCAAAAAAAGATTTAATTTCTCATGCCAGGCATTTGTGAGGAATATGGTGTTCAGCACAAGATAATGTCATTTGATGGATTATTTCACAGTActatgagtgcatacatttttatgtcTCGCCATCTTGGTATATGGTATGTGGGACATCATGTTATTATggtggcgtctgtctgtctgtctgtctgtctgtctgtctatatgtgtagacacattcttatgaacacaataataatacatactGAACAATACATGACTGAAACTTCACCCTCACACCACAGGATCCCCCTATAGAGGAGATGATTGATtcgattttggagcaccttgctgtatacatttgcatatttatgAAGAAAAACTTCTTGAATCTattataactccttaatgcttttaagatacagagttcatattaacacCGCCCATGTATTATGTAAAGACAAGTGTGTTgtcatagaaa
This DNA window, taken from Centroberyx gerrardi isolate f3 chromosome 5, fCenGer3.hap1.cur.20231027, whole genome shotgun sequence, encodes the following:
- the LOC139907944 gene encoding protein unc-119 homolog B-like translates to MSGAKARSDAPVAENVSGSGHSTAAPPRDRKPGGGVLKRLKSRRSQVDSRPVTEEDLRAQSGHITPEEVLGLRVATRGYLCKPEDNVFNIDFIRFKIRDLETGTVLFEIAKPPHTEDDEENREGDASAGRFVRYQFTPAFLRLRTVGATVEFTVGNRPLNNFRMIERHYFRDHLLKSFDFDFGFCIPNSRNTCEHIYEFPQLSESLVRQMVECPYETRSDSFYFVDNRLVMHNKADYAYNGGQ